From one Melospiza melodia melodia isolate bMelMel2 chromosome 4, bMelMel2.pri, whole genome shotgun sequence genomic stretch:
- the C1QTNF6 gene encoding complement C1q tumor necrosis factor-related protein 6 produces the protein MDITYLRTSLTFLFLPLVVFGAPADEPNLTEPGPGACKRCCDSLDSSTDTPPVPPSHHHFPYPVPEVRPYINITILKGEKGDRGEPGMPGKWGKEGPRGERGAQGQKGSKGQMGTAGDPCKHQYAAFSVGRKKALHSSEGFQVLIFDTVFVNLYSHFDMFNGKFYCSVGGLYYFSLNVHTWNFKETYMHIMHNEEEAVILYAQPSDRSIMQSQSLMLELQENDEIWVRLYKRERENAIYSDDVDVYITFSGYLVKPSIE, from the exons ATGGACATAACCTACCTGCGCACATCCCTGACCTTCCTTTTTCTCCCTCTTGTTGTGTTTGGGGCACCCGCTGATGAACCCAACCTCACAGAACCAGGCCCTGGTGCTTGCAAGCGCTGTTGTGACTCACTGGACTCTTCCACAGATACcccaccagtccctcccagccacCACCACTTTCCCTACCCAGTGCCAGAGGTCCGTCCTTACATCAACATCACCATTCTGAAGG GAGAGAAAGGAGACCGGGGAGAGCCTGGGATGCCAGGGAAGTGGGGCAAAGAAGGACCGCGAGGCGAGCGGGGTGCCCAGGGCCAGAAGGGCAGCAAGGGACAGATGGGCACGGCGGGAGACCCCTGCAAGCATCAGTACGCTGCGTTCTCCGTGGGCCGCAAGAAAGCGCTGCACAGCAGCGAGGGCTTCCAGGTCCTCATCTTTGACACCGTCTTCGTCAACCTCTACAGCCACTTCGACATGTTCAATGGCAAGTTCTACTGCTCAGTGGGTGGACTTTACTATTTCAGCCTCAATGTCCACACCTGGAACTTCAAGGAGACCTACATGCACATCATGCACAACGAAGAGGAGGCTGTCATCCTGTATGCCCAACCCAGCGACCGCAGCATCATGCAGAGCCAGAGCCTCATGCTGGAGCTCCAGGAAAATGATGAGATCTGGGTGAGGCTCTACAAGCGGGAGCGGGAGAATGCCATTTACAGTGATGATGTTGATGTGTACATCACCTTCAGCGGGTATTTGGTCAAGCCCAGCATTGAATAA